GTTGCTCAAAGAACCTATTTTGAATCTAACATGGCTGCTTTGGCATTAGCATAGGGCTGTCTTGAGGGTTCAGACATATCCTTTAGCAGGAACGGCAGCTTTCGAGGTAGGATCTGCAAGTTACACCTATGCTAGTTGAACAATGGCTGAGCGACCGATTAAGAAGTCTGAATTAGAAAAGCGTGCCCAGACTGAAGGCCAAACAGGCGATGACAAAAAACAAATTCAGAAGGGCCGTAAAGATGGACGTGGAAAAGGTCGAAACAATAAAGACAGAGAAAAGAGAAAGCCTGCTGTTCCCCTAGCTTTGATGCGTGGTCCCAGGCCTTCAGCAAAGGTGGAAGAGCCCGAACCCGTGGAAACTCCAGAAGAAGCAATTGCAGAAACGACTACAGAAGAAGAAGGAGCCGTAGCTGAGGCCACAGAAACCGTCGCTGAAGCAGAAACCGACTCACCCAATGCCGACGCTAGTGAAGCCAGCGAGGCAGAACCAGCCCCTGATAATTAAGGGTACACATAACGTCCTAGAGACGTTATGTGTAGGCTAAATCCCTAGAAAATCAAGAAGCAACAGGTTGGGGAATCGTGATATCAATCGGTGTCACTGTTTTTCCTAACTCTTCTAGTGAGGGTTGGATCGCTGAGCGGTTCCCCACGACTAAAGTAACAATCTGTTCAGGCTGCAGATATTTCTTCGCTGCAGCCTGAACTTTTTCAGCAGTCATGGTTTTGACGGCTCGCTGATATTGAAAGATAAAATCATCGGGATAGCCAAAGTACTCGTACCGCATTAAACGAGACAAGGTTTGGCCTGGGTCCTGAAAGTTGAAGACAAAAGAGTTGAGGATGGAGTCCTTGGCCTGTTGAAGCTCATCATTAGATAAAGGCGCTTCGCGTACCTTTTGCAGTTCACCCATCACCGCTTTGATAAATGGAACCGTTGCTTCAGAACGCGTCTGCCCCCCAGAAATAAATAGCCCTGGGTAATCGTAGCGAGCACTCCATACGGCATAAACGGAATAGGCCAATCCCTGGCGAGATCGTACTTCGTTAAACAACCGTCCCCCAAAGCTGTTGAGAGCCTCATTCATTACCAATAACGAGAAAATATCAGGGTTATCAAACTGACCGCCCAAATGACCGATTTGAACATTGCTTTGGGATAGTTGAGGCTGATCAACGACAAACGTCTCCCCGGCTTTTATTTGCTCTGCACTCGGTGCTGGAGGTGTTTCATCTCGCTCAGGTATCGCAGGCCAATCCCCAAATTCTTTTTTGATCCGCTGAGTCATGGCGGCAGGATCGAAGTCTCCCACAATTCCCAAAATCATGCAATTGGGGTGGAAGTTCTGTTGGTAAAAGGATTCAACATCGGTTTGGGAAATATTGTCGAGGGTTTGATATTCTTGGGTGCGCGCATAGGGGCTTTCTCCCCCATAAATCAGCTTTTTGAATTCTCGGCCTGTAATACTGTCAGGATCATCATTACGGCGGGCGATGTTTCCTCGACGTTGGGTCTTGGCGAGAACAAGCTTGTCTTTTTCAAACGCAGGTTCACGAATCACTTCTGAGAATAAACCGAAGACGGTGTCTAAATCTTCACTCAGGGCGGCAAAGGATGCACTACCGGAAGCAGTACTAATTCCAGTCTCCACAGATGCTGCCCGTTGCTCTAGCATTTGGTTAAGCTGCTCGGAGGGGTGCTGTTTGGTCCCTCCCGTCCGCATCACGGTGCCAACGATATCAGCCAATCCCACTTTTTCGGCAGGCTCAAGCCGTGACCCCGTCCGCATACGGGCAATGCCATTTACCAAGGGCAACTCGTGATTTTCCATTAAGTAAACGGTTAAACCGTTATCCAACTGGAAACGGCTATATTCTGGAATGGTTACCTCAGGAAGGGCCGGGAACTCCAATTCTGTATAGTGTTTAGCTGTGGCTGCCGTGCCCGGACGAATCGAACCAATGACTAGCAAGAGGGGAATGACTGCAAAGGCGATCAACCGCTGTAGGGTTCTACGTAGAAATCGGTTACGTTGGACGTTGGGCATGGTTAACGTGCTTTTCCTATGGACAGCTCATCTCTAACAGATTAGCCTAAACTTTTACGAGACGATGGGTGAATTTATATCCTTTTGACCTGCTTTACAATTAAAAGTGCCCTTGTTGTTGCCTGAATCGTTCGCCTGTGAAAAAGCGCGTTACTCTTACGTTCCCTCGGCGAGCCGTTCCTGTCCCAGTCACCTATCGATTGGCAAAGGAGTTCAATGTGGCGGCAAACATTATTCGTGCCCAGGTTGCCCCAAATCAAATTGGTAAGTTGGTGGTGGAATTAGCGGGGGATATTGACCAGCTTGATGCCGCCATTGATTGGATGCTGTCTCAAAATATTGATGTGTCTTCGTCTAATCGCGAAATTCTGATTGATGAAGATAGCTGTGTTCACTGCGGTTTATGTACAGGGATATGCCCCACCCAGGCCCTTACCCTTGACCCCAAATCTTTTTTGCTGAACTTCACTCGATCTCGCTGCATCGTCTGTGAACAATGTGTTCCTACTTGTCCAGTACAGGCAATTTCTACTAACTTTTGATGGATGGTTACTCTTTAAATCACTATCACCGAAACCATCGCTTTTAGGTAAGATAACCCCGCTGCCATCAAAACCCCTGAATACTCGCCGTTGGGTAAATGCTGGGGAAGTTGAATAGAAATACTAATTGAACCTGTTGCGTCGGATGCAAGGCTTAGAGGGTTAGGGGCAATAGAGATGGCCTGCTGAGAAATCAGATCGCCGTCACAACCATATAGATCGGTGCAAAAGAACTTGGCCTGAATGGGTTCTTCGCTATCATTGTGAACCTTAAATGCGATCTGGACTGTCTCTCCAACATGGCTGGGATGAGCCGACTGCAGTAAAGGGACACTAGCCTCGCTCGATGGTGCTTGTTCTGACACCCCTCCCGTCCAATCTGATTTGAGGGAGAGTAGATTAGCTAATTCATTCACAAACTCATGCATTTCCCCTACTA
The Acaryochloris marina S15 genome window above contains:
- a CDS encoding pitrilysin family protein, with the translated sequence MPNVQRNRFLRRTLQRLIAFAVIPLLLVIGSIRPGTAATAKHYTELEFPALPEVTIPEYSRFQLDNGLTVYLMENHELPLVNGIARMRTGSRLEPAEKVGLADIVGTVMRTGGTKQHPSEQLNQMLEQRAASVETGISTASGSASFAALSEDLDTVFGLFSEVIREPAFEKDKLVLAKTQRRGNIARRNDDPDSITGREFKKLIYGGESPYARTQEYQTLDNISQTDVESFYQQNFHPNCMILGIVGDFDPAAMTQRIKKEFGDWPAIPERDETPPAPSAEQIKAGETFVVDQPQLSQSNVQIGHLGGQFDNPDIFSLLVMNEALNSFGGRLFNEVRSRQGLAYSVYAVWSARYDYPGLFISGGQTRSEATVPFIKAVMGELQKVREAPLSNDELQQAKDSILNSFVFNFQDPGQTLSRLMRYEYFGYPDDFIFQYQRAVKTMTAEKVQAAAKKYLQPEQIVTLVVGNRSAIQPSLEELGKTVTPIDITIPQPVAS
- a CDS encoding NIL domain-containing protein, producing the protein MKKRVTLTFPRRAVPVPVTYRLAKEFNVAANIIRAQVAPNQIGKLVVELAGDIDQLDAAIDWMLSQNIDVSSSNREILIDEDSCVHCGLCTGICPTQALTLDPKSFLLNFTRSRCIVCEQCVPTCPVQAISTNF